A stretch of the Osmerus eperlanus chromosome 10, fOsmEpe2.1, whole genome shotgun sequence genome encodes the following:
- the rcn1 gene encoding reticulocalbin-1, with product MDVRTYVCALLLCSGAVFGKPTLRKDRVHHEPELARPANEDNQSHQFDHEAFLGKEEATTFDQLTPEESKDRLGKIADRIDGDGDGFITIAELKAWIKRVQKRYVYENVAKVWTDYDLNKDNKISWEEYKQATYGYYLANPGEFEDTTDQFSFRKMLPRDERRFRTADLDGDTAADREEFTSFLHPEEFDHMKDIVVLETLEDIDKNGDGHVDEDEYIADMFAHEEGGPEPDWVRTERDQFSDFRDLNKDGRMDVEEIRHWILPQDYDHAQAEARHLVYESDQDKDQMLTREEILQNWNMFVGSQATNYGEDLTKNHDEL from the exons ATGGACGTGCGCACATACGTGTGTGCGCTGCTCCTATGCAGCGGCGCAGTGTTCGGTAAACCCACACTGAGGAAAGATCGGGTCCACCACGAACCCGAACTAGCGAGGCCAGCTAACGAAGACAATCAGAGCCATCAGTTCGACCACGAGGCCTTCCTCGGTAAAGAGGAGGCTACGACGTTTGATCAACTAACCCCGGAGGAAAGCAAAGACAGGCTCGG TAAGATAGCGGACCGGATCGACGGTGATGGCGACGGCTTCATCACCATCGCAGAGCTGAAGGCGTGGATCAAGCGTGTGCAGAAGCGCTACGTGTACGAGAATGTGGCCAAGGTGTGGACGGACTACGACCTCAACAAAGACAACAAGATCTCCTGGGAGGAGTACAAGCAGGCCACGTACGGATACTACCTGG CCAACCCCGGGGAGTTTGAGGACACCACCGACCAGTTCAGCTTCCGGAAGATGCTGCCGCGAGACGAGAGGCGCTTCAGGACAGCCGACCTGGACGGAGACACGGCCGCCGACCGCGAGGAGTTCACCTCCTTCCTGCATCCCGAGGAGTTCGACCACATGAAGGACATCGTGGTTTTG GAAACCCTGGAGGACATCGATAAGAACGGAGATGGCCATGTGGATGAAGATGAGTACATTG CGGACATGTTTGCTCACGAGGAGGGCGGTCCTGAGCCGGACTGGGTCCGCACGGAGCGCGATCAGTTCTCCGACTTCCGAGACCTGAACAAGGACGGCCGGATGGACGTGGAGGAGATCCGGCACTGGATCCTCCCCCAGGACTACGACCACGCCCAGGCAGAGGCTCGTCACCTGGTGTACGAGTCCGACCAGGACAAG gACCAGATGCTGACGAGGGAGGAGATCCTGCAGAACTGGAACATGTTCGTGGGCAGTCAGGCCACTAACTACGGAGAGGACCTGACCAAGAACCACGACGAGCTCTGA